AGTGAAACTTGgtgtggtcatctgctgcaatagcccatctgtgacaaggaccgacgagttgtgcgttctgagatgccgttctgcacaccactgttgtactatGCCGTTATTTAACTGTTTGTGGtctgcctgttagcttgcacgattcttgccattttccttcaacctctcatcaacgagccgctgactggatgtttttggttTGTCGCACCGATCACGGTAAACCATACACTGtcatgcgtgaaaagcccaggaggcggCCGTTTCTAAGATACTGGAACCGACGATCATAACACGCTCGGAGTCGCTTACAGTAGGTCTCTTGTTTTGCCTATTCTAACAGTAAATTAAtacctcgatgcctgtctgcctgctttatgtAGCAAGCCATGGCCATGCGACTCACCgcctgtaggagcgaaccattttggTGAACGAGGGGTGTACCtaaaactggccactgagtgcatgtacatatctacctcaattacctcatgtCCTTGCAAATCGAATCGGTTcttgtaccctgtgtatatagccaggttatcattactcattgtatATTTATTCCTTGATACTATTTTTCTATTTCTCGCCCTCTATGCATTGTTAAGGGCCAGTAAGTAaggatttcactgttagtctacacctgttgtttacaaggCATGTGACATACAAATtccataacatttgatttgagattgTAATTATATCCTTCCAAATCCAAGGCAGACCAGAGCTCTTCATCAAGCGTATATTTTTATTGTTGAAGACACACATCTTAGATCAATCTTTTACTTTCAGGCAGACACTGGGGATGCTATGTGACCTCTAGTACTAGCTGCAGTGTTAAGTCAATGGTACGAGGGAGTATACCAGACGTTTTAGAAAAAATCACTACACAATGACATCTATACCAGAATGCATCACCACAGCAGCATGACATCTATACCAGAATGCATCACCACAACATCTATACCAGAATGCATCACCACAGCAGCATGACATCTATACCAGAATGCATCACCACAACATCTATACCAGAATGCATCACCACAGCAGCATGACATCTATACCAGAATGCATCACCACAACATCTATACCAGAATGCATCACCACAGCAGCATGACATCTATACCAGAATGCATCACCACAACATCTATACCAGAATGCATCACCACAGCAGCATGGCATCTATACCAGAATGCATCACCACAACATCTATACCAGAATGCATCACCACAGCAGCATGACATCTATACCAGAATGCATCACCACAACATCTATACCAGAATGCATCACCACAGCAGCATGACATCTATACCAGAATGCATCACCACAACATCTATACCAGAATGCATCACCACAGCAGCATGACATCTAAACCAGAATGCATCACCACAGCAGCATGACATCTATACCATAATGCATCACCACAGCAGCATGACATCTATACCAGAATGCATCACCACAACATCTATACCAGTATGCATCACCACAGCAGCATGACATCTATACCAGAATGCATCACCACAGCAGCATGACATCTAAACCAGAATGCATCACCACAGCAGCATGACATCTATACCGGAATGCATCACCACAACATCTATACCAGAATGCATCACCACAGCAGCATGACATCTATACCAGAATGCATCACCACAGCAGCATGACATCTATACCAGAATGCATCACCACAACATCTATACCAGAATGCATCACCACAGCAGCATGACATCTATACCAGAATGCATCACCACAGCAGCATGACATCTATACCAGAATGCATCATCACAGCAGCATGACATCTATACCAGAATGCATCACCACAGCAGCATGACATCTATACCAGAATGCATCACCACAGCAGCATGACATCTATACCAGAATGCATCACCACAACATCTATACCAGAATGCATCACCACAGCAGCATGACATCTAAACCAGAATGCATCACCACAGCAGCATGGCATCTATACCAGAATGCATCATCACAGCAGCATGACATCTATACCAGAATGCATCACCACAGCAGCATGACATCTATACCAGAATGCATCACCACAACATCTATACCAGAATGCATCACCACAGCAGCATGACATCTATACCAGAATGCATCACCACAACATCTATACCAGAATGCATCACCACAGCAGTATGACATCTATACCAGAATGCATCACCACAACATCTATACCAGAATGCATCACCACAGCAGCATGACATCTATACCAGAATGCATCACCACAACATCTATACCAGAATGCATCACCACAGCAGCATGACATCTATACCAGAATGCATCACCACAACATCTATACCAGAATGCATCACCACAGCAGCATGACATCTAAACCAGAATGCATCACCACAGCAGCATGACATCTATACCAGAATGCATCACCACAACAGCATGACATCTATACCAGAATGCATCACCACAACATCTATACCAGAATGCATCACCACAGCAGCATGACATCTATACCAGACTGCATCACCACAGCAGCATGACATCTATACCAGACTGCATCACCACAACATCTATACCAGAATGCATCACCACAGCAGCATGACATCTAAACCAGAAtgcaccaccacaacatctataCCAGAATGCATCACCACAGCAGCATGACATCTATACCAGAATGCATCACCACAGCAGCATGACATCTAAACCAGAATGCATCACCACAGCAGCATGACATCTAAACCAGAATGCATCACCACAGCAGCATGACATCTAAACCAGAATGCATCACCACAGCAGCATGACATCTAAACCAGAATGCATCACCACAGCAGCATGACATCTAAACCAGGCTGCATCACCACAGCAGCATGACATCTAAACCAGGCTGCATCACCACAGCAGCATGACATCTAAACCAGAATGCATCACCACAGCAGCATGACATCTAAACCAGGCTGCATCACCACAGCAGCATGACATCTAAACCAGGCTGCATCACCACAGCAGCATGACATCTAAACCAGGCTGCATCACCACAGCATACAGTTGACTAGTATTTTGGTCAgattaaaaacaaaaataaaaaaatgaagaaGTGAACAACCATGAATTGATACTATTTTCCTTGTCCGCACCAGCAAGACCAGCTCGACAGTGAGGAGTCGCACCAGCAAGACCAGCTCGACAGTGCGGGGTCGCACCAGCAAGACCAGCTCGACAGTGCGGGGTCGCACCAGCAAGACCAGCTCGACAGTGCGGGGTCGCACCAGCAAGACCAGCTCGACAGTGCGGGGAAAAGACACCCAGAACAGTGTGTGCAGACGGCAATATGATACGCAGGACACCAAGCACTGCAAGTGCAACAAATACACAACACTTTTCTGACAGCAACCTCAGACACCACAGCATATTAACATGGAATGACATCGCAGCAATGGCAGAAATAGCCTGGGAAAAATGAGCCTTCTGAGTCTATTTTAATGCTACCAAGTCACATGTTTCAGGGCATAAACTGTTGATACGCTACAGTACATTGAGTTTTCAGTGTGACTCTAGCCAGTCTGGTGGTATACTGTAGCTATATAGGACATATTAAATGACCACATTAAGGTGACAGGCGAGCTGGCATCTGGTACCCATAGAGAGTGCTCTGGTTCATCCAATATCCTATCATCCACACAAATGTTTTCAAATTCATGCTTTTTAGGTGCAGGGAAATAACATCCAACAAGGCAAGCAGCTAGAATCATTCAAACATCCTTTAATATTGGGTTTCTCCAAATggataaataaacaaacaaagctTTGTACCAATTCTTCATCATTTGGAGCAGCATACATTTCAACACGTGCAAACGGAGGTTCTACAAATGTTGAACAGCACGTTAAGTGTTGGTTAACATCTCTTTATTGCAAAAAGATAGCAGGAAGGGGGTACATTCATTTAAGATTTTCATGATTTGTTCTTCGCTATAGTGGATAATGAACCTCTGTAAATGTACCAGCATCAGCACTCTTTGACCTGTGACCTCCAAAATGGCCCcagaaaatacattagagaaaggtaGTGCACAGGGCTAAGGTAAGTGACAGCAGTGGCAGCCTTTGAAAAGCTGTAGGACTGTTCCAGTGACTGATAGGGTAGGGCAGCGGAGGGGCGAGGGGACCTAGAGTGCACACGGGGGGTTGGCGAGGTCCTCAAACAAAGGCTGCTCTTCGATCCCTCGCGCAAACAGCTTGATCAACTGGCAGTGAACTCTGGCAGGGCAGAAGACAAAGAAAACATTGTCAGGGAAAAAAGCTAAGGCAGGAATTGAATTCAAATGTTGAAGACAGCACAGTGCAGAAAATAAACTTTTAGAAGTGTGCTATATTTCCATGTAGAGGGGTGCATACCCGACTTCAATGGCAGCGTGGGGGAGGATCTCGCCGTCACAGTTCCAGCTGCTATAGGCAGGGCTGCAGCTGCAGGCAGGGTGGTCCCGGCAGATCTGGCTGAAGAGCTGCTTGCCGTTCTCCCTCAGGTCCAGCTCTGAGTCGTTCTGGCAGTGGCGCGGCGTGAAGCGGAAGCGCCGCACACGGTGCACCTCTACAAAGGTCATGTCAAACTGAAGGGGGAGGAACAGAAGTGAGAAAGTGAAATCCCTGATACAGGAAAGTGGCGAGTTAACCATCTCATGCAAACACTGCTATGCTATGGACCCGGGTTGGAGTACCCACAGTAGCCCCATCCAGTGTGGTTACCTGGTCGTCTTTGCTGGTGTGGCGTAGCAGGTGGCGAAGGAAGTTGAATCGGGAGCACTTGCGTACGAGGATGAGGTCGGTGGTGCCGTCAGCGAGGTGGGCGGCGGGTGACAGGCCCTTGGGGCTACGGGGACAGGCACAGCTCATACTGGCCGCGTTGATGGCCAGGAACTTCCCTCTGACTACCCCCCACCCCATTTCATATTCTGGGATAGAGCAGAAACAGAGCAGAAACAGAGGTTGGGGCTTTGTGGTGAAAACATTGAGCAGGTTTCAGTAGAGACCCATGGCGTGTGGAGTCGAGGCCATATGTGCGTTCAGGCAGAGATACTGTACCTACCTCTGTCTGAGACATCTGGAGCTGTCTTGGATTCCTCTGGGGAATCCCCTGAATACAGCTGCCCGTCGTGCTGGCATATGAAGCACCTGGAAAGCAGGAATGGAGTTGGCTAGCCAAGTGAGCAAAATCCTTTGGACCATCTAGACAAACATGTAATACTAAACTACACAACAGGTTGTAAGTGTACAGTACTACATACCCAGCTCTACACCTGGTCTTGTCTCGCGGTGTTCCCAGTGTGTCAGTTGCTGGTAGAAAAGACACAGCCCCTTCATAGTGGTGATGTGTCAGAAACGTCTTAAAACCTGCACAAAACGACATCATGCCATTTCATTAACAATGGCAACAGACTACCACAACAGTACCAATGGTGGTATTTCCTAAAACAGCTAAAGCTACTCCTCTGACCCACCTGAAAAGTCGTACCTGGCTGGTCCCATCCAGCGTTTCCTCTCGCTGTCTGCCAGCACGTCGCCGTAGAAACCGTATCCAAGCAGGGAGACGGAATACCTCAAGAATGTGTTATTGTGATGGACCGAGCACACGTCCATTGGCTGGGAGTCTCCTGTGAAGACACCCCCCCAAGTCTAGTATGAGTGATCCTccacagatactgtgtgtgtggggtacagtgtCCTAAAGAGGTGTGATGACACACAATATGTGCTTTTACTATAAAAACCACACCTGCACACCCATCCACCCACCCTGACCTCCAGCAGTTTCCTCTTATCTCCTAGGTCACGGCTATCACTTGATGGTCAGCTGAGTGTGCCATAGCGATAACATAGAAGTGACAAACGCGAGACATTTCTATTCACAATGAAGCTCCAGCAATGACCTGGAACAGTGATAACGAAGGCTTATGCTACTAGTCTGTG
This genomic window from Salvelinus namaycush isolate Seneca chromosome 8, SaNama_1.0, whole genome shotgun sequence contains:
- the LOC120052373 gene encoding ceramide kinase-like isoform X2 — translated: MEKQPRLLASQLFLKNSVFEVLLNGVLLTWKEIPDNKKVVSGSIHHPFKVGTSHSVSVSEILAVRELDVDGGTKDGRWQKMPQKLTEAYPYAFTVSYVERARQHRWRCSDVTFHCSEGALCQQWIQTIREQLTALTNRPKHLLVYINPYGGKQQGKCIYEQKVAPLFACASISTDVIVTENANHARDHLKTEAELKKYDGVVCVGGDGMFSEIVHGLVSRTQRDNGVDQNSLEEKLVPCTLRIGIIPAGDSQPMDVCSVHHNNTFLRYSVSLLGYGFYGDVLADSERKRWMGPARYDFSGFKTFLTHHHYEGAVSFLPATDTLGTPRDKTRCRAGCFICQHDGQLYSGDSPEESKTAPDVSDREYEMGWGVVRGKFLAINAASMSCACPRSPKGLSPAAHLADGTTDLILVRKCSRFNFLRHLLRHTSKDDQFDMTFVEVHRVRRFRFTPRHCQNDSELDLRENGKQLFSQICRDHPACSCSPAYSSWNCDGEILPHAAIEVGVHCQLIKLFARGIEEQPLFEDLANPPCAL
- the LOC120052373 gene encoding ceramide kinase-like isoform X1; the encoded protein is MEKQPRLLASQLFLKNSVFEVLLNGVLLTWKEIPDNKKVVSGSIHHPFKVGTSHSVSVSEILAVRELDVDGGTKDGRWQKMPQKLTEAYPYAFTVSYVERARQHRWRCSDVTFHCSEGALCQQWIQTIREQLTALTNRPKHLLVYINPYGGKQQGKCIYEQKVAPLFACASISTDVIVTENANHARDHLKTEAELKKYDGVVCVGGDGMFSEIVHGLVSRTQRDNGVDQNSLEEKLVPCTLRIGIIPAGSTDCICYATVGINDPVTSALHVIVGDSQPMDVCSVHHNNTFLRYSVSLLGYGFYGDVLADSERKRWMGPARYDFSGFKTFLTHHHYEGAVSFLPATDTLGTPRDKTRCRAGCFICQHDGQLYSGDSPEESKTAPDVSDREYEMGWGVVRGKFLAINAASMSCACPRSPKGLSPAAHLADGTTDLILVRKCSRFNFLRHLLRHTSKDDQFDMTFVEVHRVRRFRFTPRHCQNDSELDLRENGKQLFSQICRDHPACSCSPAYSSWNCDGEILPHAAIEVGVHCQLIKLFARGIEEQPLFEDLANPPCAL
- the LOC120052373 gene encoding ceramide kinase-like isoform X3 — its product is MSDFASDVEKGTSHSVSVSEILAVRELDVDGGTKDGRWQKMPQKLTEAYPYAFTVSYVERARQHRWRCSDVTFHCSEGALCQQWIQTIREQLTALTNRPKHLLVYINPYGGKQQGKCIYEQKVAPLFACASISTDVIVTENANHARDHLKTEAELKKYDGVVCVGGDGMFSEIVHGLVSRTQRDNGVDQNSLEEKLVPCTLRIGIIPAGSTDCICYATVGINDPVTSALHVIVGDSQPMDVCSVHHNNTFLRYSVSLLGYGFYGDVLADSERKRWMGPARYDFSGFKTFLTHHHYEGAVSFLPATDTLGTPRDKTRCRAGCFICQHDGQLYSGDSPEESKTAPDVSDREYEMGWGVVRGKFLAINAASMSCACPRSPKGLSPAAHLADGTTDLILVRKCSRFNFLRHLLRHTSKDDQFDMTFVEVHRVRRFRFTPRHCQNDSELDLRENGKQLFSQICRDHPACSCSPAYSSWNCDGEILPHAAIEVGVHCQLIKLFARGIEEQPLFEDLANPPCAL